The DNA segment GCGAGCCGCCAATTCGCGGCGAGCGCGGTAACGCGTGCGGTCTTCCGGCACCTTCAATAGTTCCAACAGCGCGGGGATCGGTTCGCCTGCGATCTTGGCAGGCTGCAATAGAGGCCGCGTTTTGTGCTTGATCCGCCAAATTCGGCCGTGGCTATGGTCGCGGCTAGGGTCGCGAAGATTGTGTTGCAGGTGACCGATCAACGCGTTGTGCCAGTCGACAATGTACAGCGAACCATCCGGTGCAATTTGAATGTCGACAGGGCGGAAGTTTCCGTCGTCACACATCAACAGTGGTGGAACTTCCTTGCCCACGAATCCAGATCCTTCTTCGCGAACTTCGTGGTTCAGCACGCCGCGATCGCCGATCACGTTGGTGACCAAGAAGTTGCCTTGCATTTCGGGTGGAAAGTGGCGACTGGAAATCATCGCACAACCGGACAGCGGACGAATTCGCTTTTTGTAAAACGTCGGGAACTCAAATTTGGGATCACCACCGCCCAGCGATGCGACGCGGCGATGTTGGGATCCGCCGGGGTGCTTCAGCGGGTAGTCGATGCGTCCGGAAATCGGTGCGGCCCAGTAACTGTTGCCCGGTGATGCATCACCGATGAAGTTTTGCCCCCAAGCGTCAAATACATGTCCCCAAGGGTTGGCGAATGCAAAGTTGCTGAAAACGCTGATCTTTTCGTTTTTGGGGTGATAGGCCCAAATCCCCGCCTCGCCCAGGCGAGTCAGCCCATAGGGGCTTTCGACTTGCGAGAACTTGAACGTGCCTTCTTGGAAATACAGATTGCCGCCCGGTCCCCATTCAAATGCCGAGATGCCGTGGTGCGAATCGGCAGTGTCGAAACCGAATAGCTTTCGAGTGACCACATCGGCTTTGTCGTCGCCGTCGGTGTCGCGTGCGACCAAAATATCGGGCTGTTCGGCGATGTAGGCTCCGTCCGCTGTCAATTCGAAACCGGTCGGTTGGTGCAGTCCGCCAGCGAACGTTTTGCAAGTATCGGAAACGCCATCACCGTCAGTGTCTTCGAGGATCAGCAACTTGTCATCGAGTTTCGTTTTAGGCTTCCAGTGTGGGTACGACGGCATGGTCGCAACCCACAATCGACCTTTGTTATCAAAGTTGAGCGCCACTGGGTTTGCCAGGTCGGGGAACTGTTCCTCCGATGCAACCAGTTGAATTTCGAACCCATCGGCCAAGGTGAACATCTTTTGCTGTTCAGCGGCGGGACTGTAATCGAGCGATCCCAGCTTGCCTCTGGTGACGTTGGGGTCATTGGGGCGGCCCACATTCGTTTTCGGATTGATGAAAGCGAGCGTGCCCGAGTCGTCCGCCTTGTCCGCGACCGATTCGCCATTGGCAAGTTTCCAAATCCGAGCGTCGCGGATTGCTGTCATTTGATCCAGGATCGCGCGTTCGCGTTCCATCACGTCAGTGTTGTCGTAGGTGCCGTCGCTGCCCGCTTTGCCGCGACCGCCATAAATCGAGAAACCATTGACGGCGCGATAGCGGTGCCACCAATGAAAGTTCTTGTCGTTGATTTCCGCAAGAACTTTAGGGTCGACTGTTTTGGGGCCACCTTCACCGAACAGTGCCTTGTCAAACACGTTCGCAAACCCAGCGTAACCGAGGTCGTTCAAGTGGCAACCGTTCAGCGTCATTCGTTCGTCGTTGTCGGCAAACATGGTTTGCGTCGGCGTGAACACGTCCGCGAAAACCACATCGGCCGTTACCGCTGCTTCGCGCAAGACTTCGGTATACATCGCCAGTCGAGCGTTGTGAGCTTCGCCGTCGGGCAAATTCGAGTCGCCCGTTTTTTCGAATGCGATCGGCGAAACCAAAACGATCCTGGGCGTGCCCTTGCCGTAATCGGTGGCTTGAGTGTGCTCGACCAGTTCGGTGATTTGTTTTGCGAACTGTTCCAAGCCCGCTTCGCCCGCGAACGATTCGTTGTAGCCGAAGAAAAACAAGATCACGCTTGCTTGGCTGTGTGCCAAGTGAACGTCGGGGTCGCCAAAGTTTTCTGATCGAATGCGATCAACGGGTTCGTCACCCGGAAAACACAAATTGCGGACGGTTAGGTTCAGCGTCGGGAACCGCTGGTGCAACAGTGCTTCCCATTCGTTGTGGTGCTGCAGTCTTTCGCCTAACGCATTCCCAACCAAACAGATGTGGTCACCGTTTTGTAGCTTCAGCTCGGCGGCTGAATTCACATTGCAGGTCAACAGGGACGCAGCGGCGATCAATGTCGCTACCAATCCAAACTTAATCGGTGGAGAGAGTGGTTTCACGGAGGGGCGACTCGTGTCAGAGGAAGGAGGTGGGAAAGTGAGGATTCTTGGGGCCAGATTACAACATTGGCAACTTAGCCGGGACGTTTTCGTCACGCAGCCGTATAGAACCACTTTAGTCATTCAAGCCTGTATTGTGGCATCTTTGACGCCCGCTTTTGCTGGGATTGCGGGTCCGGCAGTGATCAAAGCCCAAATCGGCTTGAGAGAAGCCGCATGAAAGAAGGGGCAGATCGCTGGATGTGCAGGCCGGTTGTTGGCTTCGACAACGAAACCGCACCATTTTCAGGCGACATTCCAGACG comes from the Rubripirellula reticaptiva genome and includes:
- a CDS encoding PVC-type heme-binding CxxCH protein, whose protein sequence is MKPLSPPIKFGLVATLIAAASLLTCNVNSAAELKLQNGDHICLVGNALGERLQHHNEWEALLHQRFPTLNLTVRNLCFPGDEPVDRIRSENFGDPDVHLAHSQASVILFFFGYNESFAGEAGLEQFAKQITELVEHTQATDYGKGTPRIVLVSPIAFEKTGDSNLPDGEAHNARLAMYTEVLREAAVTADVVFADVFTPTQTMFADNDERMTLNGCHLNDLGYAGFANVFDKALFGEGGPKTVDPKVLAEINDKNFHWWHRYRAVNGFSIYGGRGKAGSDGTYDNTDVMERERAILDQMTAIRDARIWKLANGESVADKADDSGTLAFINPKTNVGRPNDPNVTRGKLGSLDYSPAAEQQKMFTLADGFEIQLVASEEQFPDLANPVALNFDNKGRLWVATMPSYPHWKPKTKLDDKLLILEDTDGDGVSDTCKTFAGGLHQPTGFELTADGAYIAEQPDILVARDTDGDDKADVVTRKLFGFDTADSHHGISAFEWGPGGNLYFQEGTFKFSQVESPYGLTRLGEAGIWAYHPKNEKISVFSNFAFANPWGHVFDAWGQNFIGDASPGNSYWAAPISGRIDYPLKHPGGSQHRRVASLGGGDPKFEFPTFYKKRIRPLSGCAMISSRHFPPEMQGNFLVTNVIGDRGVLNHEVREEGSGFVGKEVPPLLMCDDGNFRPVDIQIAPDGSLYIVDWHNALIGHLQHNLRDPSRDHSHGRIWRIKHKTRPLLQPAKIAGEPIPALLELLKVPEDRTRYRARRELAARDTSEVSSALKTWMGSLDKNEEGYEHQMLEALWMHQTHNVINRELLETMLSAKDHRARAAATRVLSFWLDSVPNHAALLQKCIADEHPRVRLEGVRAVSFLQGDDAVELALGVLEFEMDDYLQYTLDETMRRLEQ